A stretch of Kaistella flava (ex Peng et al. 2021) DNA encodes these proteins:
- the hemW gene encoding radical SAM family heme chaperone HemW, with amino-acid sequence MIYLHIPFCKQKCSYCNFHFSTSLNYKEEMVAAIKKEIGLRRDELENKNIKSLYFGGGTPSILKVDELQSIIDEVLKHFSFDPDIEITLEANPDDLDKNFLKELSKTSFNRLSIGTQSFFDEDLKLMNRAHNSGEAESSIKRAQDFGFENISIDLIYGSPSSNFEIWKQNLDKTIELQVPHVSSYALTIEPKTMLNAWISQGKIAAPKEAEQHEEFFYMIDFLKDNGFDHYEISNFGKPGFHSKHNSAYWKYQEYLGIGPSAHSYNGRNERSWNIANNQLYINSLNKSILPKETEILSEKDQFNEMLMIGLRTVWGVDLSSLKEKFSTELLEYFQNEIKTKLEDGLLKIENNHLTIPEKHWFLADGIASDLFVV; translated from the coding sequence ATGATTTACCTCCACATCCCTTTCTGCAAGCAAAAATGCAGTTACTGTAATTTTCATTTTTCTACTTCTTTAAATTATAAAGAGGAAATGGTTGCTGCCATCAAAAAGGAAATTGGTTTGCGCAGAGATGAACTGGAAAATAAGAACATAAAATCTCTTTATTTCGGCGGTGGAACGCCTTCTATTCTGAAAGTAGATGAACTTCAATCCATTATTGATGAGGTTTTAAAACATTTTTCTTTTGACCCGGATATAGAAATTACCCTTGAAGCGAATCCTGATGATTTGGATAAAAACTTTTTGAAGGAATTATCTAAAACGTCGTTTAATCGTTTGTCGATTGGGACCCAAAGTTTTTTTGATGAAGATTTAAAACTAATGAACCGCGCTCATAATTCAGGCGAAGCAGAAAGCTCCATTAAAAGAGCGCAAGACTTTGGTTTTGAAAATATCAGCATCGATTTAATTTACGGTTCACCAAGTTCTAATTTTGAAATCTGGAAACAGAATTTAGATAAAACCATCGAACTTCAAGTGCCGCATGTTTCTTCTTACGCTTTGACGATTGAACCGAAAACCATGTTAAACGCCTGGATTTCACAAGGCAAAATCGCTGCTCCAAAAGAAGCAGAGCAGCATGAGGAGTTTTTCTATATGATTGATTTCTTAAAAGATAATGGCTTTGATCATTATGAAATTTCTAATTTTGGAAAACCCGGTTTTCATTCCAAACATAATTCTGCATATTGGAAATATCAGGAATATTTAGGAATAGGACCTTCCGCACATTCATACAATGGAAGAAATGAAAGAAGTTGGAATATTGCCAATAATCAATTGTACATCAATTCCTTAAATAAAAGTATTTTACCAAAAGAAACTGAAATTCTATCTGAGAAAGATCAGTTCAATGAAATGCTTATGATTGGATTGCGAACCGTTTGGGGCGTTGATTTATCTTCATTAAAAGAAAAATTCAGTACCGAATTGTTGGAGTATTTCCAAAATGAAATCAAAACCAAACTCGAGGACGGATTATTAAAAATCGAAAATAACCATTTGACTATTCCGGAAAAACACTGGTTTCTGGCGGATGGAATTGCGTCGGATCTGTTTGTGGTTTGA
- a CDS encoding transposase, translating to MKANIKKLQKHRVFSEEFKREIVSLFESGKFSVLQLEKLYGISDSAIYLWIYKFSTFNDKGIRVVEMKESSVHRLKELEQKIKELEQAVGQKQIMIDYLEKND from the coding sequence ATGAAAGCAAACATTAAGAAACTGCAGAAGCATCGGGTTTTCAGCGAAGAATTTAAGAGAGAGATTGTCTCTCTATTTGAGAGTGGAAAATTCAGTGTATTACAGCTTGAAAAATTGTATGGAATATCAGACTCTGCTATTTACCTATGGATCTATAAATTTTCTACCTTTAACGATAAAGGAATTAGAGTTGTAGAAATGAAAGAAAGCAGTGTACATAGGCTAAAAGAACTCGAGCAGAAGATTAAAGAACTTGAGCAAGCCGTTGGCCAGAAGCAGATTATGATCGATTATCTGGAAAAAAATGATTGA
- a CDS encoding PorP/SprF family type IX secretion system membrane protein — translation MRKIYTLFFVVVFFGSYKSQETLPFYQQYLLGGDFLFNPALYGSTDDVVLNLNYQKQFSNFDQSPNVQSIGMHANVFDRVGAGLSFFRDQNGPISSNGISAGAAYFIPIDDDGERKSQFSFGTNVNFYNMNIDLGMLNPQDPGDPVLSSNSLFLVYANLGMAITYRNFFAGVSVNDIALTNDIPIVNGIEPEPTKIILNTGYDWYLTDEFYVTPSVLANFNTNSSKLIDLNVMGTVTGDENSFSAGVSFRTASNKFGNQSLGFSPIIKGTVNNFFFGATYNFGLSDIQQYAGSSFMLSIGYKLENFINTRGYRY, via the coding sequence ATGAGAAAAATATATACATTATTTTTCGTGGTGGTCTTTTTCGGAAGCTACAAAAGCCAGGAAACATTGCCTTTTTACCAACAGTATTTGCTTGGCGGCGATTTTCTTTTTAACCCCGCACTTTACGGAAGTACAGATGATGTGGTGTTGAATTTAAACTACCAGAAACAATTTTCCAATTTCGATCAGTCGCCCAATGTTCAGTCGATTGGGATGCATGCCAACGTATTTGATAGAGTAGGAGCCGGTTTGTCTTTTTTTAGAGATCAAAACGGACCGATTTCTTCCAATGGTATTTCGGCAGGTGCCGCTTATTTTATTCCGATTGATGATGATGGCGAACGTAAAAGTCAGTTCTCTTTTGGGACGAATGTGAATTTCTATAACATGAACATCGACTTGGGAATGCTGAATCCGCAAGATCCTGGTGATCCCGTATTAAGTTCAAACTCGCTCTTCTTGGTGTATGCTAATCTTGGAATGGCCATTACTTATCGTAATTTTTTCGCGGGAGTTTCTGTGAATGATATTGCGCTGACTAATGATATTCCTATTGTAAATGGGATCGAACCCGAGCCCACTAAAATCATTCTTAATACTGGATATGATTGGTATTTGACCGATGAGTTTTATGTAACGCCATCTGTTCTGGCCAACTTTAATACCAATTCATCAAAATTGATCGATCTGAATGTAATGGGAACTGTTACCGGAGATGAAAACTCTTTTTCAGCCGGGGTAAGTTTTAGAACAGCCAGCAATAAATTCGGAAATCAAAGTTTAGGCTTTTCTCCGATTATTAAAGGAACGGTCAATAATTTCTTTTTTGGTGCGACTTATAATTTCGGACTTTCAGATATTCAGCAATATGCTGGTAGCAGCTTCATGTTGAGCATCGGTTATAAATTAGAAAACTTTATCAATACGAGAGGATACCGGTATTAA
- a CDS encoding DUF3822 family protein has product MEHLKLLFTKDGVQYQVVRNKTVSEENSYFVTEESPENSLSNKIDEILALKKYKEITVISALNHFTLMPEGFKEHDLGYDLISYNAPVNKDQEELMLSVNKKFGVQFYYTFPKSIYQKIKDLAVPTKFNFSGEQFLTQISTKNQKEIHINLYHQQCEFFALDQKKVILYNNLDVTSEVDFLYFIMFTLSKIGFGIADTQFFVYGETTENETFISELKKFVKTLKIGYDNIPNKNFILNGR; this is encoded by the coding sequence ATGGAACATTTAAAATTACTTTTCACCAAAGACGGCGTACAATATCAAGTTGTAAGAAACAAAACAGTTTCTGAGGAAAACTCCTATTTCGTCACCGAAGAATCACCTGAAAATTCACTCAGCAACAAAATCGATGAGATTTTAGCCCTGAAAAAATATAAAGAAATTACCGTAATTTCAGCCTTGAATCATTTCACCTTAATGCCGGAAGGTTTTAAAGAACACGATTTAGGTTACGATTTGATTTCTTATAATGCTCCTGTCAATAAAGATCAGGAAGAATTAATGCTGTCGGTGAACAAGAAATTCGGCGTTCAGTTTTATTATACGTTCCCGAAATCTATTTATCAGAAAATTAAAGACTTAGCCGTTCCTACGAAATTCAATTTCTCCGGCGAACAGTTTTTAACTCAGATTTCGACCAAAAACCAGAAAGAAATCCACATCAATCTCTATCATCAACAATGTGAGTTTTTTGCTTTAGATCAGAAAAAAGTTATCCTTTATAATAACCTGGATGTGACTTCAGAAGTTGACTTCCTCTATTTCATCATGTTTACTTTAAGCAAGATCGGATTCGGAATCGCGGACACTCAATTTTTTGTTTACGGTGAAACAACCGAGAATGAGACTTTTATTTCAGAATTAAAGAAGTTCGTGAAAACCCTGAAGATTGGTTATGATAATATTCCGAACAAGAATTTCATTTTGAATGGAAGATAG
- a CDS encoding Smr/MutS family protein, producing MNIGDSVSVIDDQLKGKVISIKGKKVTIEDEHGFPYEYEAKELVLQQAEIYDQVQTILKEETSRPISKKHHKKPFILDLHFEHLVKNPSDYDSFERLFRQKEKLITTIEYCRKNNLKKLEIIHGIGDGVLQQMVHDVLESQTNLEFQNKEILHHQSGTVLVYFR from the coding sequence ATGAACATAGGCGATTCGGTTTCGGTGATCGATGATCAATTAAAAGGAAAAGTTATATCCATCAAAGGAAAAAAAGTGACCATCGAAGATGAGCATGGTTTTCCGTACGAGTATGAGGCAAAAGAATTGGTCTTGCAACAAGCCGAAATTTACGATCAAGTCCAAACCATTCTAAAAGAAGAAACCTCGAGACCTATTTCTAAAAAACACCACAAGAAACCTTTTATTCTGGATCTGCATTTCGAACATCTGGTCAAGAACCCCAGTGATTACGATTCTTTTGAACGGCTTTTCCGTCAGAAAGAAAAACTCATTACCACCATTGAGTATTGCAGGAAAAACAATTTAAAAAAATTAGAGATCATCCACGGAATTGGTGATGGCGTCCTCCAGCAAATGGTCCATGATGTCCTGGAAAGCCAAACCAATCTGGAGTTTCAAAACAAAGAAATACTGCACCATCAGTCGGGTACAGTGCTGGTTTACTTTAGATAG
- a CDS encoding RsmD family RNA methyltransferase, translating to MYRIISGQWKAKRISAPKSFDVRPTTDFAKEALFSIIENRFRFDYASISVLDLFAGIGSISLEFASRGCKDVTSIEMNARHAGFINTTAAELDMNSQVNAMRADVFEYLKKNRNRKTYELIVADPPFEMEVAKYEELISLVLNNNYLKPNGVFILEHQSRTKLQHPNIIDTRKYGNVSFSFLKPNEPTTEEVTESEEESPEKAAE from the coding sequence ATGTATAGAATAATCAGTGGCCAGTGGAAAGCCAAAAGAATTTCCGCTCCGAAAAGTTTCGACGTAAGACCGACGACCGATTTTGCAAAAGAAGCATTGTTCAGCATTATCGAAAACCGTTTCCGATTTGATTACGCCTCGATTTCTGTACTCGATTTGTTTGCAGGGATTGGTTCTATTTCTCTGGAATTCGCTTCCAGAGGTTGTAAAGATGTAACATCGATTGAAATGAACGCCAGACATGCTGGTTTCATTAACACCACCGCAGCGGAACTTGATATGAATTCTCAAGTGAATGCAATGCGTGCTGATGTTTTTGAATATTTAAAGAAAAATAGAAATCGTAAAACTTACGAATTAATCGTTGCCGATCCACCGTTCGAAATGGAGGTTGCCAAATATGAAGAACTGATTTCTTTGGTCCTCAACAATAATTACCTAAAACCAAATGGAGTATTTATTCTGGAACATCAAAGCCGCACGAAACTGCAGCATCCGAATATTATCGACACCAGAAAATATGGAAATGTAAGTTTTTCTTTCTTAAAACCAAACGAACCTACGACAGAAGAAGTGACGGAATCGGAAGAGGAAAGTCCGGAGAAAGCTGCCGAATAG
- the murI gene encoding glutamate racemase — MIHKKPDFSHLSANQSIGIFDSGVGGLTVAKEIKRLLPHENLIYFGDTKHLPYGEKSREAIIGYCIKITEFLLEKNCKAIVIACNSATANALKEVLELVNDKVPVIDVINPVAEKVSYEIHNNVGVIATKATVNSGLYKKSIRKHNKFIKVDELATPLLVPAIEEGFRNHPITHSIIYNYLSNSKLKNIETLILGCTHYPLLLNEIKQYYGNRVRVIDSPSIVANQLKIILDKHHLLNEDNPKPTYQFFLSDITKNFEKISKKFFGKTIDLELKVL; from the coding sequence GTGATACATAAAAAACCGGATTTCAGCCATCTTTCTGCCAACCAGTCTATCGGAATTTTTGATTCTGGGGTGGGTGGATTAACCGTTGCTAAAGAAATTAAACGATTACTTCCTCACGAAAATTTGATTTATTTCGGCGATACTAAACATCTTCCATATGGTGAAAAATCCAGGGAAGCGATTATTGGGTATTGTATAAAAATCACCGAATTTTTATTAGAGAAAAATTGCAAAGCGATCGTTATTGCCTGTAATTCTGCCACGGCAAATGCTTTAAAAGAAGTCCTGGAACTGGTTAATGATAAAGTTCCCGTCATCGATGTGATTAATCCTGTAGCAGAGAAAGTGTCATACGAGATTCACAATAATGTCGGTGTGATTGCCACCAAAGCGACGGTGAATTCAGGTTTGTATAAGAAATCAATCCGCAAGCATAATAAGTTTATCAAGGTGGACGAACTGGCGACTCCGCTTCTCGTTCCGGCGATTGAGGAAGGTTTTAGAAATCATCCGATTACGCATTCGATTATTTATAACTATTTAAGCAATAGTAAATTAAAAAATATTGAAACGCTGATTTTGGGTTGTACGCATTATCCACTTTTGCTAAATGAAATCAAACAGTATTATGGAAACCGCGTTCGCGTGATCGATTCACCGAGTATTGTGGCGAATCAGTTGAAAATCATTCTGGACAAACATCATTTATTAAATGAGGATAATCCCAAACCGACTTATCAGTTTTTTCTTTCTGATATCACTAAAAACTTTGAAAAGATCTCCAAGAAATTCTTCGGTAAAACCATCGATCTGGAGTTGAAAGTGTTGTAA
- a CDS encoding RluA family pseudouridine synthase: MTEDNENFAEEEFLNQESNETESEGLFEHLSLTVDKGQETMRIDKFLVNFRQNSSRNKISQACRAGNVVVNGVPVKQNYRVKPGDQISVLLTSPRRENLIIPQDIPINIVYEDDDVVVVDKEAGMVVHPGHGNYDGTLINALAFHFEKNGQKSDLDRVGLVHRIDKDTSGLLVIAKNEYALSFLAKQFFDRTTKRLYWGFVWGNIEEDQGTIKGNIGRHLKNRMQMAVFEDGTLGKHAVTHYKVIERFRYITWVECKLETGRTHQIRAHFKHIGHTLFNDERYEGSQILKGINMPKYKQFIKNVFEILPRHALHAHTLGFIHPTTKQEMYFESPMPKDMQDALDKWRKYLES; this comes from the coding sequence ATGACAGAAGACAACGAAAATTTCGCCGAAGAAGAATTTTTGAATCAGGAATCTAACGAAACTGAATCAGAAGGACTTTTTGAACACCTTTCTCTAACCGTTGATAAAGGTCAGGAAACGATGCGTATTGATAAATTCCTGGTTAATTTCCGACAGAATTCTTCCAGAAATAAAATCTCACAAGCTTGCCGTGCAGGTAATGTCGTGGTTAATGGTGTCCCGGTAAAACAAAATTACCGCGTAAAACCAGGTGATCAAATTTCGGTTTTGTTGACGAGTCCGCGGAGAGAAAATCTCATCATTCCACAAGATATTCCGATTAATATCGTTTATGAAGATGATGATGTGGTCGTTGTGGATAAAGAAGCGGGAATGGTTGTGCATCCAGGTCATGGAAATTACGACGGAACTTTGATTAATGCACTGGCTTTTCATTTTGAAAAAAACGGACAGAAATCCGATTTAGACCGTGTTGGGTTGGTGCACAGAATTGATAAAGATACGTCCGGACTTTTAGTGATTGCCAAAAATGAATATGCCTTAAGTTTTCTGGCCAAACAATTCTTTGACCGAACTACCAAGAGATTATATTGGGGATTCGTGTGGGGGAATATTGAAGAGGACCAGGGAACCATTAAAGGAAACATCGGAAGACATTTAAAAAATAGAATGCAGATGGCGGTTTTCGAAGACGGAACTTTAGGGAAACATGCAGTTACGCATTATAAAGTCATCGAACGGTTCCGCTATATCACGTGGGTTGAATGTAAATTGGAAACGGGTAGAACGCATCAAATTCGGGCTCACTTTAAACATATTGGACATACTCTTTTTAATGATGAAAGATATGAAGGCAGTCAGATTCTAAAAGGAATTAATATGCCGAAGTACAAACAGTTTATAAAAAATGTGTTTGAAATTTTGCCACGTCATGCACTTCATGCCCACACGCTCGGATTTATTCATCCGACCACGAAGCAAGAAATGTATTTCGAAAGTCCAATGCCAAAAGATATGCAGGACGCTTTAGATAAATGGAGAAAATATTTGGAATCGTAG
- a CDS encoding IS3 family transposase, which yields MYRAVGISRQAVQQYEYRQNIFDEKVRVLMLEARELRSEHPGCGVEKMYYALKPEFIGRDRFIELFMELGFRLEHKRNYRRTTHSVACEYPNLIKGMEVNAPNTIWQSDITYIYVNDRFYYAVFIIDVYTKKITGYKISNNMRATANVEALKMALKDHCFPKIHHSDRGGQYIYKEYVKLLKEGATQISMALSAQDNAYAERINKTIKEEYLDRWKPMNFEQLKKFTKRAVDQYNNRRPHNNLGRLSPVEFERRWQEKGFSSQPINTIYDNNEP from the coding sequence TTGTATCGAGCAGTTGGGATCAGCAGGCAGGCGGTGCAACAATATGAGTATCGCCAGAACATTTTTGATGAAAAAGTACGTGTTCTAATGTTGGAAGCCCGCGAACTCCGGAGTGAACACCCAGGATGCGGAGTAGAGAAAATGTATTATGCCTTAAAGCCGGAATTCATAGGCAGAGACCGCTTCATAGAGCTTTTTATGGAATTGGGTTTCAGGCTGGAGCACAAGAGGAATTACCGCAGAACGACTCATTCTGTCGCCTGCGAATATCCCAATCTTATCAAAGGCATGGAAGTAAATGCACCTAATACCATTTGGCAATCGGATATTACGTATATTTATGTTAACGATAGGTTTTATTACGCAGTTTTCATCATTGATGTATACACTAAAAAGATTACAGGATACAAAATATCCAATAATATGAGGGCAACAGCGAATGTAGAAGCCTTGAAAATGGCGTTAAAAGACCATTGTTTTCCTAAAATCCATCACTCAGACAGAGGAGGGCAATACATTTATAAAGAATATGTCAAGTTGCTGAAAGAAGGGGCTACCCAAATAAGCATGGCCTTGTCTGCACAGGATAATGCATATGCAGAGCGGATAAACAAGACCATAAAAGAAGAATATCTGGATCGATGGAAACCCATGAACTTTGAACAGTTGAAGAAATTTACAAAGCGAGCGGTTGATCAATATAATAACCGCCGACCACATAATAACCTTGGCCGGTTATCGCCTGTAGAATTTGAAAGAAGATGGCAAGAAAAGGGATTTTCATCCCAACCCATTAACACCATCTATGATAATAATGAGCCGTAA
- a CDS encoding PASTA domain-containing protein, whose product MLKSFFHWKVLVNILLAAAVFVGAVWLTFRWLEVHTNHGKEIAVPNVMNKSVHEAIKILDDSGLSYEVDSFKYDPKFKPFQVLQIYPSPGSRVKDGRTIVLKVNPRTYAQVSVPDVLDRYKGLAFRQLEQVGLKIGDTIYEPSIQRDAVLRMLYNGAVLKPGALLPRFSTIDLVIGAGPKRNISVPNLVGLTVQEAKLVIAQNLFEIGLIEHEDGGADESDIVYYQDPAAFDVRDQGMQIDLWASKKTPAEMGGKISQLNSMYRIKTDAYDSQSYEETPVYREPTPSRTEPLEETPRPVAPKVETPKAEVKKQETPRAEVKKTDAPKTATEQKPKVVETKPKAVTTQVPAKATPTKAEEKPKVKRVIVE is encoded by the coding sequence ATGCTTAAATCGTTCTTCCATTGGAAGGTCTTAGTAAATATACTTTTAGCGGCTGCCGTTTTCGTAGGTGCAGTATGGCTGACGTTTCGTTGGTTAGAGGTGCATACGAATCACGGAAAAGAAATCGCAGTACCCAATGTGATGAACAAATCGGTGCATGAGGCCATTAAAATTTTAGATGATTCGGGCTTAAGCTACGAAGTCGACAGTTTTAAATATGATCCAAAATTCAAACCTTTTCAGGTTTTACAAATCTATCCTTCGCCGGGTTCCCGTGTGAAAGATGGTAGAACGATTGTCTTGAAAGTGAATCCGAGAACGTATGCACAAGTTTCTGTTCCTGATGTTTTAGACCGATATAAAGGCTTGGCATTTAGGCAATTAGAGCAAGTCGGATTAAAGATTGGTGATACCATTTATGAACCCAGTATTCAGCGTGATGCTGTTTTGCGAATGCTGTATAACGGTGCTGTTTTAAAGCCTGGTGCTTTGTTACCCCGATTCTCAACCATTGATTTGGTCATCGGTGCGGGGCCAAAAAGAAATATATCTGTTCCTAATCTTGTCGGTTTAACCGTTCAGGAAGCGAAACTAGTGATTGCTCAAAATTTATTTGAAATAGGTTTGATAGAGCATGAAGATGGCGGTGCAGATGAATCAGATATTGTTTACTACCAAGATCCGGCGGCATTTGATGTACGGGATCAGGGAATGCAGATTGATCTTTGGGCCAGTAAAAAAACGCCGGCTGAAATGGGTGGGAAAATTTCACAACTGAATTCGATGTACAGAATTAAAACCGATGCTTACGATTCTCAGAGTTATGAGGAAACACCGGTGTACAGAGAACCAACGCCGAGTCGAACTGAGCCATTAGAAGAAACTCCAAGACCTGTTGCGCCAAAAGTAGAAACTCCGAAAGCGGAAGTGAAGAAGCAGGAAACTCCAAGAGCGGAGGTGAAAAAGACAGACGCTCCAAAAACGGCAACAGAGCAAAAGCCAAAAGTGGTTGAAACGAAACCCAAAGCTGTTACAACTCAAGTTCCAGCCAAAGCAACTCCAACAAAAGCCGAAGAAAAACCAAAAGTTAAAAGGGTAATTGTTGAGTAG
- a CDS encoding DUF6370 family protein has translation MKRVLLVFVLLFSVSIFAQKKIENQTVDAACGMCQFKVKTDKGCAMAVKIDGKVYNVEGLDKKTYGNAHAEDGYCKIMKKAIVSGEVKKGKFYATSFKYVD, from the coding sequence ATGAAAAGAGTCCTATTGGTATTTGTGCTGTTGTTTTCAGTAAGTATTTTTGCCCAGAAAAAAATCGAGAATCAAACTGTAGACGCAGCGTGTGGAATGTGTCAGTTTAAAGTTAAAACAGATAAAGGTTGCGCTATGGCAGTGAAAATCGATGGCAAAGTCTATAACGTTGAAGGTTTAGATAAGAAAACGTACGGTAATGCCCACGCAGAAGATGGCTATTGCAAAATCATGAAAAAAGCAATCGTTAGCGGAGAAGTTAAAAAAGGGAAGTTCTACGCGACCAGTTTTAAATATGTAGATTAG